Proteins encoded within one genomic window of Eurosta solidaginis isolate ZX-2024a chromosome 1, ASM4086904v1, whole genome shotgun sequence:
- the LOC137236619 gene encoding uncharacterized protein isoform X1 — MDMAANEIMAANEIMAPNVNANCQYSTRYCWEAEKVKTLIRLRAELSPLFTGKRNASKYAWAVVERKLNVPLPLSKIIKKWNNLLQEYKAIKMSEEPKRREWPFFTLMDVYFSDQVNDPSLRLFSSTKTLRETIDDSVFEEDPIIVSAIEAATSGAYMDIDELIRRQKERAEKKYALSGGNIGDYKYDIKPMLQNSKFNSNDTLKLSKSVDDLSMQQYKIKDELMRQHEQEQQENILKIKQHARQQQQQQQQQQQQQQQAQQQAQREREREREREREREHEQQVQQQRYLHAAAGQQQLAPPPSPHATHRLHQQPTPPPGLQHALQQQHQHLLHQHQQQQQQQQQQQQHLQHQQQQQQRQQQLHQQQQKHQQQQQQLQQLSPPIALPPPQTPPTTAQQIHIQTAQHQATQQQLHLQQQQQQHNPQQPQQSYADPNTIDQYLLSWNNFHGNMCRGFHTLQKDEKMVDVTIAAGGKIFKAHKLVLSVCSPYFQQIFLDNPSSHPILLMADVEAPHMAGLLDFMYSGQVNVKYEDLPVFLKVAEAMKIKGLHTEKNINDDKDSSSSQDGDSALPATGPDTLCHFDRNTHSVNITGHHFGQPPLQPQQPSAPPPLPHSNAQVAHEHGMNGTSGPISPSPGFASFRDHIKSKASFAETFMKNISRNNNNNSSLTNYNHLTNSLPDSTAITHKPDNFAILQANSKKTLDTSRKPHKYLAKRKILMHYNEELNEKRRKEMENYVNEAKTNNNLEVTLMDATTTTGKAVVPEPLGLTSTVSVSAIGNSSNSSSNNYKIRLMEKHQNDTAAAAAAAASLDASLLTKHSSSSNNEKESNGPGKDATPMEEEATEALNLVQNSGSAHEGSKSAAEINGNVKETTAATASIIPLVPLINIKVEQPDLSYNMSNNIGCGLSSGASSSGYSIGGRSSTSTSDEDELERERERELERALEREREYECEREHERELAIERDRERESDREREHERDCERERNQFNTDYNKDEGEIDSNNNNSKETTNLNKNAALIQAITRKLDQHPKSDNNNNHTELDLSNAHLASLGLVAAINDNETVKNIATAEILCGLKSKVFKMEKIDEGQRERERERENCRNLSEIKNAGV, encoded by the exons GATCAGATTGCGTGCGGAACTCTCTCCGCTGTTTACAGGCAAACGCAATGCCTCCAAATATGCTTGGGC GGTTGTCGAGCGCAAATTGAATGTTCCGCTGCCGCTTTCGAAGATCATCAAAAAATGGAATAATCTCCTACAGGAATATAAG GCCATCAAAATGTCCGAGGAGCCGAAACGTCGTGAATGGCCGTTCTTCACACTCATGGATGTGTACTTCAGCGATCAAGTTAACGATCCGTCGCTACGTCTATTCTCCTCAACAAAAACACTCCGCGAAACTATTGATGACAGCGTTTTTGAAGAGGATCCCATAATTGTATCCGCCATTGAGGCAGCAACTTCGGGTGCTTACATGGACATTGACGAGCTCATACGACGACAAAAAGAGCGCGCCGAAAAGAAATATGCGCTGAGTGGTGGTAACATTGGCGATTACAAATACGACATCAAGCCTATGTTGCAGAATAGTAAATTTAATAGCAATGACACGTTGAAACTCTCAAAGAGCGTAGACGATTTGAGTATGCAACAGTACAAAATCAAAGATGAGCTAATGCGTCAACACGAGCAAGAACAACAAGAGAATATACTCAAGATTAAACAGCATGCGcgtcaacagcagcagcagcaacaacaacaacaacaacagcaacagcaagcTCAACAACAGGCACAACGCGAACGTGAGCGGGAGCGTGAACGTGAGCGTGAACGCGAGCACGAACAGCAAGTACAACAGCAACGTTATTTGCATGCTGCAGCTGGGCAACAACAATTAGCGCCACCGCCATCGCCTCATGCGACACATCGCTTGCATCAGCAGCCAACACCGCCACCAGGGTTGCAACATgccttacaacaacaacatcaacatttgTTGcaccaacatcaacaacaacagcagcagcagcaacaacaacaacaacacttgcaacaccaacaacagcagcaacaacgcCAACAACAGttgcatcaacaacaacaaaaacatcagcaacaacaacaacagttacaACAATTGTCACCGCCCATTGCATTACCACCACCACAAACACCACCCACTACTGCACAacaaatacacatacaaacaGCTCAACATCAGGCTACTCAGCAACAGTTGCAtttgcagcagcaacaacaacaacataatccacaacaaccacaacaatcgTATGCCGATCCAAACACCATCGATCAGTACCTGCTCTCTTGGAATAATTTCCATGGTAATATGTGTCGCGGCTTTCATACACTGCAAAAGGACGAAAAAATGGTCGATGTTACGATTGCGGCCGGTGGAAAAATATTCAAAGCACACAAACTC GTTCTTTCGGTTTGCAGTCCATACTTCCAACAAATATTCCTCGACAATCCATCAAGTCATCCCATACTTTTAATGGCCGATGTAGAGGCCCCGCATATGGCAGGATTACTGGATTTTATGTATAGTGGGCAG GTAAATGTCAAGTATGAGGATCTACCAGTTTTCCTAAAAGTGGCGGAAGCAATGAAAATTAAAGGATTACACACTGAG AAAAACATTAACGACGACAAGGACTCTAGCTCTTCACAAGATGGCGACTCAGCACTTCCTGCAACCGGACCGGACACCTTATGTCACTTTGATCGTAACACACATAGTGTCAACATAACCGGACATCATTTCGGACAACCTCCATTACAGCCACAACAGCCATCAGCACCACCCCCACTTCCACACTCAAATGCTCAAGTAGCGCACGAACACGGTATGAATGGCACCAGCGGACCAATCTCACCATCACCTGGTTTTGCCAGCTTCCGTGATCACATCAAGTCTAAGGCCAGCTTTGCTGAGACATTTATGAAGAACATTAGtcgtaacaataacaacaacagcagtttAACTAATTACAATCATTTGACCAACTCATTGCCAGACTCAACAGCTATAACACACAAACCAGACAATTTCGCCATTTTACAAGCGAACAGCAAAAAGACCTTGGACACATCAAGAAAACCGCATAAATACCTGGCCAAACGTAAGATTTTGATGCATTACAATGAGGAATTGAATGAGAAACGTAGAAAGGAAATGGAAAACTATGTGAATGAAGCGAAAACAAATAATAACTTGGAAGTTACGTTAATGGATGCAACAACAACCACAGGAAAAGCTGTAGTACCAGAGCCTTTGGGGCTTACATCAACAGTATCGGTAAGCGCTATCGGAAatagcagcaacagcagcagcaataaCTATAAAATAAGACTCATGGAGAAACATCAAAATGACACAGCGGCAGCGGCAGCAGCTGCTGCATCTCTAGACGCCTCTCTCTTAACAAAGCACAGCAGCTCATCCAACAATGAAAAGGAATCGAATGGTCCAGGCAAAGATGCAACACCAATGGAAGAAGAAGCTACAGAAGCATTGAATCTCGTACAAAATAGTGGTAGCGCACACGAAGGGTCGAAGAGTGCAGCTGAGATTAATGGAAATGTCAAGGAGACAACAGCAGCTACAGCCTCTATCATACCACTTGTACCGTTAATCAATATCAAAGTTGAACAACCAGATTTGAGCTATAACATGAGCAACAATATCGGTTGTGGTCTCAGTAGTGGAGCAAGTAGTAGTGGTTATAGTATTGGGGGACGTAGTAGCACGAGCACCTCAGATGAAGACGAATTGGAACGTGAACGCGAACGTGAGTTGGAACGTGCATTAGAACGTGAACGAGAATATGAATGTGAAAGAGAACATGAGCGAGAGCTTGCTATAGAACGTGATAGGGAGCGTGAGAGTGATCGAGAACGTGAACACGAACGTGACTGTGAACGTGAACGCAACCAATTTAATACCGATTACAATAAAGACGAAGGTGAAATTGAttcgaacaacaacaacagcaaagaaacgacaaatttgaatAAGAATGCCGCTCTAATACAAGCAATCACGCGCAAGTTAGATCAACATCCGAAAAGCGATAACAACAATAATCACACAGAACTAGATCTAAGTAATGCACACTTGGCTAGTTTAGGTTTAGTAGCAGCTATTAACGATAACGAAACCGTTAAGAATATAGCGACAGCAGAAATTTTATGCGGCCTTAAGAGTAAAGTTTTCAAAATGGAAAAAATAGACGAAGGGCAGCGAGAACGCGAACGTGAGCGTGAGAACTGTCGAAATTTGAGTGAGATAAAGAATGCGGGCGTTTAA
- the LOC137236619 gene encoding uncharacterized protein isoform X2 yields the protein MSEEPKRREWPFFTLMDVYFSDQVNDPSLRLFSSTKTLRETIDDSVFEEDPIIVSAIEAATSGAYMDIDELIRRQKERAEKKYALSGGNIGDYKYDIKPMLQNSKFNSNDTLKLSKSVDDLSMQQYKIKDELMRQHEQEQQENILKIKQHARQQQQQQQQQQQQQQQAQQQAQREREREREREREREHEQQVQQQRYLHAAAGQQQLAPPPSPHATHRLHQQPTPPPGLQHALQQQHQHLLHQHQQQQQQQQQQQQHLQHQQQQQQRQQQLHQQQQKHQQQQQQLQQLSPPIALPPPQTPPTTAQQIHIQTAQHQATQQQLHLQQQQQQHNPQQPQQSYADPNTIDQYLLSWNNFHGNMCRGFHTLQKDEKMVDVTIAAGGKIFKAHKLVLSVCSPYFQQIFLDNPSSHPILLMADVEAPHMAGLLDFMYSGQVNVKYEDLPVFLKVAEAMKIKGLHTEKNINDDKDSSSSQDGDSALPATGPDTLCHFDRNTHSVNITGHHFGQPPLQPQQPSAPPPLPHSNAQVAHEHGMNGTSGPISPSPGFASFRDHIKSKASFAETFMKNISRNNNNNSSLTNYNHLTNSLPDSTAITHKPDNFAILQANSKKTLDTSRKPHKYLAKRKILMHYNEELNEKRRKEMENYVNEAKTNNNLEVTLMDATTTTGKAVVPEPLGLTSTVSVSAIGNSSNSSSNNYKIRLMEKHQNDTAAAAAAAASLDASLLTKHSSSSNNEKESNGPGKDATPMEEEATEALNLVQNSGSAHEGSKSAAEINGNVKETTAATASIIPLVPLINIKVEQPDLSYNMSNNIGCGLSSGASSSGYSIGGRSSTSTSDEDELERERERELERALEREREYECEREHERELAIERDRERESDREREHERDCERERNQFNTDYNKDEGEIDSNNNNSKETTNLNKNAALIQAITRKLDQHPKSDNNNNHTELDLSNAHLASLGLVAAINDNETVKNIATAEILCGLKSKVFKMEKIDEGQRERERERENCRNLSEIKNAGV from the exons ATGTCCGAGGAGCCGAAACGTCGTGAATGGCCGTTCTTCACACTCATGGATGTGTACTTCAGCGATCAAGTTAACGATCCGTCGCTACGTCTATTCTCCTCAACAAAAACACTCCGCGAAACTATTGATGACAGCGTTTTTGAAGAGGATCCCATAATTGTATCCGCCATTGAGGCAGCAACTTCGGGTGCTTACATGGACATTGACGAGCTCATACGACGACAAAAAGAGCGCGCCGAAAAGAAATATGCGCTGAGTGGTGGTAACATTGGCGATTACAAATACGACATCAAGCCTATGTTGCAGAATAGTAAATTTAATAGCAATGACACGTTGAAACTCTCAAAGAGCGTAGACGATTTGAGTATGCAACAGTACAAAATCAAAGATGAGCTAATGCGTCAACACGAGCAAGAACAACAAGAGAATATACTCAAGATTAAACAGCATGCGcgtcaacagcagcagcagcaacaacaacaacaacaacagcaacagcaagcTCAACAACAGGCACAACGCGAACGTGAGCGGGAGCGTGAACGTGAGCGTGAACGCGAGCACGAACAGCAAGTACAACAGCAACGTTATTTGCATGCTGCAGCTGGGCAACAACAATTAGCGCCACCGCCATCGCCTCATGCGACACATCGCTTGCATCAGCAGCCAACACCGCCACCAGGGTTGCAACATgccttacaacaacaacatcaacatttgTTGcaccaacatcaacaacaacagcagcagcagcaacaacaacaacaacacttgcaacaccaacaacagcagcaacaacgcCAACAACAGttgcatcaacaacaacaaaaacatcagcaacaacaacaacagttacaACAATTGTCACCGCCCATTGCATTACCACCACCACAAACACCACCCACTACTGCACAacaaatacacatacaaacaGCTCAACATCAGGCTACTCAGCAACAGTTGCAtttgcagcagcaacaacaacaacataatccacaacaaccacaacaatcgTATGCCGATCCAAACACCATCGATCAGTACCTGCTCTCTTGGAATAATTTCCATGGTAATATGTGTCGCGGCTTTCATACACTGCAAAAGGACGAAAAAATGGTCGATGTTACGATTGCGGCCGGTGGAAAAATATTCAAAGCACACAAACTC GTTCTTTCGGTTTGCAGTCCATACTTCCAACAAATATTCCTCGACAATCCATCAAGTCATCCCATACTTTTAATGGCCGATGTAGAGGCCCCGCATATGGCAGGATTACTGGATTTTATGTATAGTGGGCAG GTAAATGTCAAGTATGAGGATCTACCAGTTTTCCTAAAAGTGGCGGAAGCAATGAAAATTAAAGGATTACACACTGAG AAAAACATTAACGACGACAAGGACTCTAGCTCTTCACAAGATGGCGACTCAGCACTTCCTGCAACCGGACCGGACACCTTATGTCACTTTGATCGTAACACACATAGTGTCAACATAACCGGACATCATTTCGGACAACCTCCATTACAGCCACAACAGCCATCAGCACCACCCCCACTTCCACACTCAAATGCTCAAGTAGCGCACGAACACGGTATGAATGGCACCAGCGGACCAATCTCACCATCACCTGGTTTTGCCAGCTTCCGTGATCACATCAAGTCTAAGGCCAGCTTTGCTGAGACATTTATGAAGAACATTAGtcgtaacaataacaacaacagcagtttAACTAATTACAATCATTTGACCAACTCATTGCCAGACTCAACAGCTATAACACACAAACCAGACAATTTCGCCATTTTACAAGCGAACAGCAAAAAGACCTTGGACACATCAAGAAAACCGCATAAATACCTGGCCAAACGTAAGATTTTGATGCATTACAATGAGGAATTGAATGAGAAACGTAGAAAGGAAATGGAAAACTATGTGAATGAAGCGAAAACAAATAATAACTTGGAAGTTACGTTAATGGATGCAACAACAACCACAGGAAAAGCTGTAGTACCAGAGCCTTTGGGGCTTACATCAACAGTATCGGTAAGCGCTATCGGAAatagcagcaacagcagcagcaataaCTATAAAATAAGACTCATGGAGAAACATCAAAATGACACAGCGGCAGCGGCAGCAGCTGCTGCATCTCTAGACGCCTCTCTCTTAACAAAGCACAGCAGCTCATCCAACAATGAAAAGGAATCGAATGGTCCAGGCAAAGATGCAACACCAATGGAAGAAGAAGCTACAGAAGCATTGAATCTCGTACAAAATAGTGGTAGCGCACACGAAGGGTCGAAGAGTGCAGCTGAGATTAATGGAAATGTCAAGGAGACAACAGCAGCTACAGCCTCTATCATACCACTTGTACCGTTAATCAATATCAAAGTTGAACAACCAGATTTGAGCTATAACATGAGCAACAATATCGGTTGTGGTCTCAGTAGTGGAGCAAGTAGTAGTGGTTATAGTATTGGGGGACGTAGTAGCACGAGCACCTCAGATGAAGACGAATTGGAACGTGAACGCGAACGTGAGTTGGAACGTGCATTAGAACGTGAACGAGAATATGAATGTGAAAGAGAACATGAGCGAGAGCTTGCTATAGAACGTGATAGGGAGCGTGAGAGTGATCGAGAACGTGAACACGAACGTGACTGTGAACGTGAACGCAACCAATTTAATACCGATTACAATAAAGACGAAGGTGAAATTGAttcgaacaacaacaacagcaaagaaacgacaaatttgaatAAGAATGCCGCTCTAATACAAGCAATCACGCGCAAGTTAGATCAACATCCGAAAAGCGATAACAACAATAATCACACAGAACTAGATCTAAGTAATGCACACTTGGCTAGTTTAGGTTTAGTAGCAGCTATTAACGATAACGAAACCGTTAAGAATATAGCGACAGCAGAAATTTTATGCGGCCTTAAGAGTAAAGTTTTCAAAATGGAAAAAATAGACGAAGGGCAGCGAGAACGCGAACGTGAGCGTGAGAACTGTCGAAATTTGAGTGAGATAAAGAATGCGGGCGTTTAA